The Anolis sagrei isolate rAnoSag1 chromosome Y, rAnoSag1.mat, whole genome shotgun sequence genome contains a region encoding:
- the LOC137095227 gene encoding transcription factor JunD-like, translating into MVMEIYHEEGQGDKAENNHIVGPKNTEGIRPSTTREAEADPSLLSSSNLGLLKLASLELERLIIQSNGLVTTTPTGGESGSGGGATGSASEFPFPKATEEQEFAAGFVKALGHLQYQGQQQQPGIASSSASSNPEQAPVYANLSPFGAFEGPPFPAPLKDELQIVPEAASFGGGGAAALPLSPDSPPLSPIDMDTQERIKAERKRLRNRIAASKCRRRKLERISRLEEKVKSLKSQNTELESTASLLRQQVAQLKQKVFSHVNSGCQLLPRQQTASQSHPVSAY; encoded by the coding sequence atggtgATGGAGATCTACCACGAGGAGGGGCAAGGGGACAAAGCGGAGAACAATCATATTGTAGGGCCGAAAAACACAGAGGGAATTCGTCCGTCAACAACCCGGGAAGCGGAAGCAGACCCGTCACTGCTCTCTTCCTCGAATTTGGGCCTGCTGAAGTTGGCCTCGCTGGAGCTGGAGCGCTTGATCATCCAATCCAACGGGTTAGTCACCACCACGCCGACAGGGGGCGAGAGCGGAAGTGGCGGCGGCGCGACCGGAAGTGCCTCGGAGTTTCCTTTTCCCAAAGCGACAGAGGAGCAGGAGTTCGCGGCGGGCTTCGTGAAGGCCTTGGGGCATTTACAATACCAGGGGCAACAGCAACAACCGGGCATCGCCTCCTCGTCAGCGTCGTCCAATCCGGAGCAGGCGCCGGTCTACGCGAACTTGAGCCCCTTCGGAGCCTTTGAAGGCCCGCCCTTTCCGGCCCCGCTGAAGGACGAGCTCCAGATCGTGCCGGAAGCGGCCAGCTTCGGCGGGGGAGGCGCCGCCGCGCTCCCGCTCTCCCCGGACAGTCCCCCGCTCTCTCCCATCGACATGGACACCCAGGAGCGCATCAAGGCCGAGCGGAAGCGGCTTCGGAACCGCATTGCGGCCTCCAAGTGCCGGCGGAGGAAGCTGGAGCGCATCTCGCGCCTGGAGGAGAAAGTGAAGAGCCTCAAGAGCCAGAACACCGAGCTGGAATCCACCGCCAGCCTCCTCCGTCAGCAGGTGGCGCAGCTCAAGCAGAAGGTGTTCAGCCACGTCAACTCCGGCTGCCAGCTCCTCCCCCGGCAGCAGACGGCGTCCCAGAGCCACCCCGTCTCGGCCTACTGA